GACCACATTGAAGTGGCCGGACGGCTTTCGAACCTTGCCTCCGATGGCTACATTGACCGTGCCACCTCGCGACTGCGATCGTATTTCCTCCAAACGACCTTCGTCGACAAGGGAACGCTGGTAAAAGCGTTGGTGTTTGGCGGTAGCGAAAAGACGTATCAGTCGTGGTACGGACTCGAAGACCCAGAGAAACTCGACAACGACCGTACGTTCAATCCGGCAGGTATGTATATCGACGACAGCGGGAACATGCAGTTTTACGACAACCAAACCGACAACTACAACCAGGATCACTACCAACTCCACTGGAACCAAAGTTGGAGCGACCGTTGGACGAGCCATGTAGCCCTGCACCTCACCAAAGGCAAAGGGTACTATGAAAACTATGAGGTAGGTGAAACCATCGATTTTGGATCAGGACCGGTAGAAACCGACATGATCAACCAGAAATGGCTTGACAACGACTTCTACGGCATCGTTTCATCCTGGCAATACAAAGGCGATGCGCTGCAGGTCACCCTCGGCGGTGGCTGGAACCACTATGACGGCGCCCACTTCGGTAAAATACTGTGGACGCGCGACGTAGTACTTCCTTCTTATGGCTTTCGGTTTTATGACGACGCTGTAAAAAAAGACGGAAACGTGTATGCCAAAGCCAATTACGACCTGGGCAACGGCTGGAACCTGTTTGGTGACCTGCAATACCGTCGCGTTTCGTACGATGCCAACAGCGACGAAACCGGGATAGTACGCGATCGGTTTGACTTCTTCAACCCGAAGGCCGGTATTACCTTCCGAGCCAACGAAAAAAACAGCGTATACCTTTCGTATGGCCGTGCCAATCGAGAACCTAACCGTACTGATTATGAAAACGGAAGTCCACGCCCCGAACGCCTCGACGATTTCGAACTTGGCTGGCGCTACACCGGGAAAGCGCAGTTCAACCTTAACGCCTACTACATGCGCTACCACGACCAATTGGTGTTGACCGGGGCCCTTGATGATGTGGGCAACCCCATCCGGGCCAACAGCGGAAAAAGCTACCGCCTGGGAATAGAAGCGGAAGCGGTCGTGCCCCTAAGCGACAAATGGACCCTTCGCCCGAATGTGACGTTGAGCCAAAACCGCAACGAAGACTTCCTCTTCCAGCGGGATGGGGTGCTAACCAATTTGGGTAATACCGAAATCGCCTTCTCTCCGTCGGTCGTGGCTGCCAATGCTCTTTCCTTTCAACCAATTAAAGCGCTGACCGCAACGTTCCTGACGAAGTATGTGGGAAAACAATACATGGGTAACATCGATTCCGAAACGTCGGCACTCGATGCCTATTTCGTAAACGACCTCAACGTCTCGTATGCCTTCACCCCGAAAAAATTCTTCAAAAAAGTCATTCTAAACCTACTGGTCAACAATGTGTTTAACGAAGAATATGAGTCGAATGGTTACTTCTATACCTATGACGACGACTTCTCCACGCCCGGCACCATCACCACGGTAGAAGGTGCGGGCTTCTATCCGCAGGCAGGCACGAATTTCCTGTTGGGACTGACCTTATCACTATAAGATGAAGGCCAAAAAAGAAGAAACCTCCGGAAGTACATTCCGGAGGTTTTGTTTTCTATTACCGTCAGTTATACACCCGAATGTGTCGGTCGTCAATCACCTCCACCCGATACGGACGCATGGTATATTGGTAAGGACCCGTGCCGTCAAACAGGCTGTAGGTGTGATTGGGCTCCGTACAGGTGCAAACCGCGTTGAGTCCGTCTATGTCCATCGTAGAACATGGTTTCGGCGCCTCGTTCGGGCAAGCCGCTTCCCAGGCGCGGTAATCGGTTGAGGAAACCCGCATGACGATGATGCCGCTAACTCCGCTTGTGCCGTTGTTGATATACACCGGATTCATCGGAATAGTGAGGCCGCTGTTCGTGGGAAGGTTCTCATCTATGGTGACCGAAAAGCTATAATCGGGCAAATACGGATTGCGGTAGCGAACGTTGTCGGATGAGCAGGCAGCCAGTAGGCCAAGACCCCATCCCAGGAGCAGTATTTTTTTCATTTCGTTTTTCAAGGCAATTGTTGGATACAAATTTAATTTTTTTACTTTTGGGCGGATGCCGGATGGTGTTTAATACGTCGGCATCGTTGAAAAAACGTATCTTTGTGAAAAGAAATCCCGTCGCGATGGGATTTTTTCTGTTTATATAACGGGATTGCGGTCGTTTTCATATGCAAGGGAAAAAGTGTGTGACTGGCGATTCCGTAAATTTTTATTGAACTATGAGTACAGTATCCTACTACACGGCCGAAGGCCTCAAAAAACTGAAAGACGAACTCGACCAACTGAAAAACGTCGAGCGACCGAAGGCGTCGCAGGCCATTGCCGAAGCGCGCGATAAAGGCGATTTATCGGAGAATGCCGAATACGATGCTGCCAAGGAAGCACAGGGTTTGCTGGAAATGCGTATTTCCAAACTCGAAGACCTGTATGCCAATGCCCGTCTTATCGACGAATCGCAACTCGACCTGTCGAAAGTACTCGTACTATCGAAGGTAAAGATAAAGAACGTCGGCAACGGCATGGTGTTGAATTATACCCTGGTCGCGGAAAGCGAAGCCGACCTGAAAAGCAACAAAATTTCTGTAACCTCTCCGATCGGCAAAGGCCTTTTAGGAAAATCGGTCGGTGACCTTGCCGAAATTACCGTTCCGAACGGGAAACTGCAGTTTGAAATACTTGAAATTTCGCGCGACTGATGGCATCGATTTTTACCCGTATCATCAACCGGGAAATTCCGGGACACATCGTGTCAGAAGACGATCGCTTCATTGCCATACTGGATGTCAACCCCAACACCGAAGGCCACACACTCTGCATCCCGAAGACTGAAATCAACAAGCTCTTCGATATGGAAGAAGAGCACTATCTGGCCTTAATGGCCTTTTCACGCAAAGTCGCCCAGGCACTGGAGAAAGCCGTCCCCTGCAAAAGAATCGGTGTGGCGGTTGTGGGATTGGAAGTACCTCATGTGCACGTCCACCTCATCCCCTTACACGACATGGACGATATGCGGTTCCAACGGAAGGTGAAACTGTCAGACGATGACTTCAAACGCATCATTGCGGCGATACAGACGAACCTATAGCCTTTCTACGTCTTAGGCAATGCAACCTGCATCGTCGTTCCCTTCCCTTTTTCCGAACGCGCCACTTTTATACGCCCTTTGTGGTATTCCTCGACGATGCGCTTCGTCAATGACAGACCGAGGCCCCATCCGCGTTTTTTCGTGGTAAAGCCCGGCTCGAAGACTTTGCGGAATTGTTTCTTGGGAATCCCTTTTCCGGTATCCGACACATAGATCTTCACAAACGGATGCTCATCAATGATGGTAACATCAAGTGCACCGCGACCGCGCATGGCGTCAATGGCGTTTTTAACCAGGTTTTCAATCGTCCACCCATGCAGTGCCCGGTTGATACGGGCTTTGATTGGATGCTCGGGGGCCGCGAACGTAAATTGAATCTGGGCAGAAAAACGGGCTCTCAGGTAATCATACGCCTGTTCTGTTTCGGCAATAATATCGCATTCCTCCAACACCGGTTCCGATCCGATCTTGGAGAAACGGTCGGTAATCGACTGCAACCGCAGGATATCCTTTTCAATCTCCGCCACCATCACCGCGTCCATTTGATCGGCTTTCATGATCTCCAACCAACCCATGAGCGACGACAGCGGTGTGCCAATCTGGTGGGCCGTTTCCTTCGCCATACCCGCCCATAGTTTGTTTTCGATGGCCATTTTGTTGCTTCGGTAGAAGTTATACACGAGTGTCACGAACAACACGATAATCAGCAACAACGCCAACGGATAATACTTTAACTGGTTCAGGCGCGATGAGTTTCCGTAATACACATAGGTCGTTTTCCCTTCCGCATACGTATTCACGATCGGGGCATTCTCCTGTTTCAGGCGATCGATAAACGCCGCCATCTTCTTGCTGTTTTTACTGATATCCTCCGGTACATTGATTTGGCTGATGATCCGTCCGTTTTCCATCTGCACCGCCGGAATGGTGGTATTGCTTTGCAGGACGTCGAGCACCAAGGGATCCAGTTCGTTGTTCGGATCGAGGTTTTGCAAGGAGGTCTGCGCCGAAGCCCACAACTCCATCTTTTGGCGCTCCTCCCCTTTGAAAATTTGGAAAAACGAATACGTATTCCATACGATGAGCGAGACGACCACCAATGACGTAATGACGATGACCCATCGGGCGCGGTTCCGGCGTTCGGAGAGATCCATGCAAAGCGTTTGTGTGCTAAAGATACAGTTTT
This genomic interval from Flavobacterium sp. HJ-32-4 contains the following:
- a CDS encoding PAS domain-containing sensor histidine kinase yields the protein MDLSERRNRARWVIVITSLVVVSLIVWNTYSFFQIFKGEERQKMELWASAQTSLQNLDPNNELDPLVLDVLQSNTTIPAVQMENGRIISQINVPEDISKNSKKMAAFIDRLKQENAPIVNTYAEGKTTYVYYGNSSRLNQLKYYPLALLLIIVLFVTLVYNFYRSNKMAIENKLWAGMAKETAHQIGTPLSSLMGWLEIMKADQMDAVMVAEIEKDILRLQSITDRFSKIGSEPVLEECDIIAETEQAYDYLRARFSAQIQFTFAAPEHPIKARINRALHGWTIENLVKNAIDAMRGRGALDVTIIDEHPFVKIYVSDTGKGIPKKQFRKVFEPGFTTKKRGWGLGLSLTKRIVEEYHKGRIKVARSEKGKGTTMQVALPKT
- the greA gene encoding transcription elongation factor GreA; amino-acid sequence: MSTVSYYTAEGLKKLKDELDQLKNVERPKASQAIAEARDKGDLSENAEYDAAKEAQGLLEMRISKLEDLYANARLIDESQLDLSKVLVLSKVKIKNVGNGMVLNYTLVAESEADLKSNKISVTSPIGKGLLGKSVGDLAEITVPNGKLQFEILEISRD
- a CDS encoding HIT family protein; protein product: MASIFTRIINREIPGHIVSEDDRFIAILDVNPNTEGHTLCIPKTEINKLFDMEEEHYLALMAFSRKVAQALEKAVPCKRIGVAVVGLEVPHVHVHLIPLHDMDDMRFQRKVKLSDDDFKRIIAAIQTNL
- a CDS encoding TonB-dependent receptor, coding for MALALAFSVSTRAQEKPNDSLKGLDEVQVSSIRATAKTPVSFSNLSKQEMASRNLGQDIPMLMQFLPSVVTTSDAGNGFGYTGIRVRGSDATRINVTLNGIPYNDAESHGTFWVNMPDFASSVQNLQLQRGVGTSTNGAGAFGASLNLLTDSYSEKAFAEISNSFGSFNSRKHTVRFSTGLLNDHIEVAGRLSNLASDGYIDRATSRLRSYFLQTTFVDKGTLVKALVFGGSEKTYQSWYGLEDPEKLDNDRTFNPAGMYIDDSGNMQFYDNQTDNYNQDHYQLHWNQSWSDRWTSHVALHLTKGKGYYENYEVGETIDFGSGPVETDMINQKWLDNDFYGIVSSWQYKGDALQVTLGGGWNHYDGAHFGKILWTRDVVLPSYGFRFYDDAVKKDGNVYAKANYDLGNGWNLFGDLQYRRVSYDANSDETGIVRDRFDFFNPKAGITFRANEKNSVYLSYGRANREPNRTDYENGSPRPERLDDFELGWRYTGKAQFNLNAYYMRYHDQLVLTGALDDVGNPIRANSGKSYRLGIEAEAVVPLSDKWTLRPNVTLSQNRNEDFLFQRDGVLTNLGNTEIAFSPSVVAANALSFQPIKALTATFLTKYVGKQYMGNIDSETSALDAYFVNDLNVSYAFTPKKFFKKVILNLLVNNVFNEEYESNGYFYTYDDDFSTPGTITTVEGAGFYPQAGTNFLLGLTLSL